In Aquipuribacter hungaricus, the genomic stretch GACATCGTCGACGTCTACTTCCAGACCCCGCGCGACGCCGTCGAGCACGCCTGGTGGGGGTTCTCCAACCACGGCTCGTCGTGGCGCGCGACCGCGTGGGAGCAGCACCCGTTCCGGACCGACCTGCCCGCCGCCGAGGACAAGGAGTGGAGCTGGCGCGTCCTGGCCGCCGGCTGGACGATCGCCTACTCGCCGCGCCTGTCGGTGTCGGCCAACCACCGCCGCGACGCGGGCCTGCGCCCGCTGGCCCGCCGCATCGTCAAGGAGCGCGGCACGATCCTGGCGCTGGGGGCCGCGGAGCCCCGCCCGCTCGGCCAGGCGTTCCAGGAGTGGTGGTCGCCGGTCCGCTTCCCCGAGCACCGGCACCCGATGATCCGTCGGATGAGCCCGTGGCGTGCCGTCGAGAGCGCCGCCGCGGCGTGGGTCGAGCACCGTCCGCTCCCCACGTACCCCAACCCCGGGATGGCGGAGCTCCGCCGCCAGGTCCTCGGCGCCGACGCCGAGCACGCCCCCG encodes the following:
- a CDS encoding glycosyltransferase; this encodes MTPPASVVVRAKDKADTITRTLTSLREQSVRPEIVVVDSGSTDGTLEIARRLADRVVEIAPEDFTYGGALNTGAAAASGDVHMAVSAHSYPYSRTWVEDSLALYARPDVAGTNSGKRTPWGEDIVDVYFQTPRDAVEHAWWGFSNHGSSWRATAWEQHPFRTDLPAAEDKEWSWRVLAAGWTIAYSPRLSVSANHRRDAGLRPLARRIVKERGTILALGAAEPRPLGQAFQEWWSPVRFPEHRHPMIRRMSPWRAVESAAAAWVEHRPLPTYPNPGMAELRRQVLGADAEHAPGGTRGPAGGTPPRTALPGPRHDAPAAQTVDA